A single genomic interval of Gouania willdenowi chromosome 22, fGouWil2.1, whole genome shotgun sequence harbors:
- the LOC114456539 gene encoding cell wall protein DAN4-like: MSFSSVRSTPSSFYTLIKNYLGGAPLADLLEMSKQNVNMDIQTFQRLSPEFINGLTVDNVRALLGSHLPDIKLFENDVVVENWVNMQRQSDLDELGLGLVTNRTDPTAATPSSNNTTATPSSNNTTATPSSNNTTATPSSNNTTATPGSNNTTATPSSNNTIATPSSNNTTATPSSNNTIATPSSNNTTATPSSNNTTATPSSNNTTATPSSNNTIATPSSNNTTATPSSNNTTATPSSNSTGTTPSSPLQ; encoded by the exons ATGTCCTTCAGCTCAGTGCGTTCCACTCCCAGCAGCTTCTACACTCTGATTAAAAACTACCTCG GTGGAGCACCTCTAGCAGACCTTCTGGAAATGTCAAAGCAGAATGTCAACATGGACATACAGACGTTCCAAAGATTGTCTCCTGAATTCATCAAT GGTCTGACGGTGGACAACGTGAGAGCCCTCCTGGGTTCCCACTTACCAGATATCAAGCTGTTTGAGAATGATGTGGTGGTTGAAAACTGGGTGAACATGCAGCGACAGTCAGACCTGGACGAACTCGGTTTGGGCCTAGTCACCAACAGGACTGACCCAACCGCTGCCACACCCAGCTCCAACAACACCACTGCCACGCCCAGCTCCAACAACACCACTGCCACGCCCAGCTCCAACAACACCACTGCCACGCCCAGCTCCAACAACACCACTGCCACGCCCGGCTCCAACAACACCACTGCCACGCCCAGCTCCAACAACACCATTGCCACGCCCAGCTCCAACAACACCACTGCCACGCCCAGCTCCAACAACACCATTGCCACGCCCAGCTCCAACAACACCACTGCCACGCCCAGCTCCAACAACACCACTGCCACGCCCAGCTCCAACAACACCACTGCCACACCCAGCTCCAACAACACCATTGCCACGCCCAGCTCCAACAACACCACTGCCACGCCCAGCTCCAACAACACCACTGCCACGCCCAGCTCCAACAGCACTGGCACTACACCCAGCTCACCGCTGCAATGa
- the LOC114456263 gene encoding mesothelin-like protein codes for MACTLNASYIENADPLILEKLKVCSSLDDSQVAAMETLLLSGKTQYGNITTWTKETLADLGILPLYFTRKHMEQVNIYGEKKVLQGLLSQSEDKRDKPPRL; via the exons ATGGCCTGTACTTTAAATGCATCGTACATAGAGAATGCAGATCCACTCATTTTGGAGAAGCTCAAAGTGTGCAGTAGCTTGGATGACAGCCAGGTGGCGGCAATGGAAACACTGTTACTGTCTGGGAAAACACAATACGG aaatatcacaACATGGACAAAGGAAACACTGGCGGACCTTGGGATCCTGCCTTTGTATTTCACCAGAAAACATATGGAGCAGGTTAACATTT ACGGTGAAAAGAAGGTTCTTCAAGGTCTTCTTTCCCAGTCTGAGGACAAACGGGACAAGCCCCCAAGACTTTAA